In Phycisphaerae bacterium, the DNA window TCGTTATTCTCGACGGCGCCCTGTTTCAGCGATCAAAGGGTGCGGATGGTGTATCAGGCAACCGGGGCGACATTCGTCGCCTTCGGGCCTTTCGGACCCTGTGTAATTTCGAACTGGACCCGCGAGCCTTGGGCCAGCGTTCTGAATCCGTCCATCTTGATCTCGGTCTGATGGACGAACACGTCCTGGCCGTCATCCGTCTGGATGAAGCCGAAGCCCTTGGAGTCGTTAAACCACTTCACAGTACCTTCGGACATGACACA includes these proteins:
- a CDS encoding cold shock domain-containing protein: MSEGTVKWFNDSKGFGFIQTDDGQDVFVHQTEIKMDGFRTLAQGSRVQFEITQGPKGPKATNVAPVA